A window of the Pyrodictium abyssi genome harbors these coding sequences:
- a CDS encoding imidazoleglycerol-phosphate dehydratase, which produces MARRVKVERRTKETRVIVDLDLDREELRETSVSTGVPFLDHMVETLAYYAGWGLRAAVEEVKRVDDHHVAEDLALALGEAVARAVASGGYRVARFGYAVVPMDEALVLVAVDYSGRPGAWVELPLRREAIGGLATENIPHFLQSLAAAAGMTLHVVTLRGGNDHHVAEAAFKALGMALRQALSPSSGVVSTKGAILPPRS; this is translated from the coding sequence TTGGCTCGCCGGGTAAAGGTTGAGCGCCGGACAAAGGAGACCAGGGTGATTGTGGACCTGGACCTGGACCGAGAGGAGCTGCGGGAGACCAGTGTATCGACCGGTGTACCGTTCCTGGACCACATGGTGGAGACTCTGGCGTACTACGCTGGCTGGGGTCTCCGCGCAGCCGTGGAGGAGGTTAAGCGTGTGGATGACCACCACGTGGCTGAGGATCTGGCGCTGGCGCTGGGCGAGGCTGTGGCCCGGGCTGTGGCCTCTGGGGGCTACCGGGTAGCGCGCTTCGGCTACGCTGTGGTGCCTATGGACGAGGCGCTTGTGCTGGTGGCTGTGGACTACTCGGGGCGGCCTGGGGCCTGGGTGGAGCTGCCCCTGCGCCGCGAGGCTATAGGGGGCCTAGCGACGGAGAATATTCCGCACTTCCTGCAGAGCCTGGCCGCGGCCGCCGGGATGACCCTGCACGTGGTCACGCTCCGCGGTGGGAACGATCACCACGTGGCCGAGGCGGCCTTCAAGGCGCTGGGCATGGCTCTGCGGCAGGCCCTGTCGCCCAGCAGCGGCGTAGTGTCCACTAAGGGCGCTATTCTGCCTCCGCGGAGCTAG